The stretch of DNA AGTCTAACGGACGACCGGAAAGAGAAGCAAAGCGCATATACCGTTATAATTTAACGTACAGTTTTTACTTTACGTACTTTTCATAAAGAATACTCTGTTTTACTCCAAATTCCTTTCCGGTTTGGGTTCTTTACTTCATTGGGGGATGTGATTACAATACACTAGGAGAGATTGTGCAGTTATAAAGCTTCCTGCAGGAGGGACGGCATGAATGATTTAGAAGGGCTGGCGCCCGAGCAAATAGAGAGAATCAGCAAGGCCCGGGAGCGCGTCATCGATTCCATCGGCAAGAACATGGATCTGTACGGCGTTACTCTGTCCATCGGCCATTTGTACGGATATATGTATTTCAAGCAGGGTCCGGTTACGCTGGACGAGCTGAGCAAATCGATGGGCATGAGCAAGACGTCCATGAGTACGGGTGTGCGGACGCTGCTTGATCTGAAGATGATCGATAAGGTATGGGGGAAAGGAACACGGAAGGATTTGTTCGAGGCCTCATCCGACTGGTACCAGAATTTCAGCGATTATTTCTCGATTAAGTGGAGAAAAGCGGTGGAAAGCAACATGAACGCCCTGTCTAGATCCTTAAGCGAGATCCGGGCGATTAAAGAAGAGTACAGCGAGGATGAAGCGCTGGCCGCTCTGCTGAGCAAGGATGAGGACAAAATCGAAGACGCGATAAAATATTACCGCTGGCTGCTGAAGCTGATCGTGGCTCTGGAAACCGGCAAAATTTTTGAACTAATTCCGAAAGAAGAATAGTATTCCCTTTCGGACGAAGGCGATGGAGCTTGGCCGTGAGGCTGCCATCGTCTTTATTTTTGCCCAGGGTGCCGCTGCCTGCCGCTTTTGGCTGTTCCTCTCCGGGCAAGCGAAGGCAGGCGCGGACAGCCTAATAGCTTCGCTTGTTGCCTTTTTTCACATATTCCCAGTCCTGCTCCACGTTCCTCCTTACCCTCTTCAGGAGCTTGTACAGAGTTTCGATTTCCTCACCGGACAAGCCCGCCAGGGCCGATTGGTCGGAATAGTCCGATTCTCTTTTCAAAAAAGGATAGACTTCTTCCCCTTTAGCCGTGGGATACAGCTTTTTGATCTTTCGGTTGTCCGGATCGTTGTGCTTCTCGATCAACCCTTGAAGCTCCAGCTTGGCAATGGCGCGCGCTGCAGTCGTACGGTCCACCTTGATCATCTC from Paenibacillus sophorae encodes:
- a CDS encoding GbsR/MarR family transcriptional regulator; the protein is MNDLEGLAPEQIERISKARERVIDSIGKNMDLYGVTLSIGHLYGYMYFKQGPVTLDELSKSMGMSKTSMSTGVRTLLDLKMIDKVWGKGTRKDLFEASSDWYQNFSDYFSIKWRKAVESNMNALSRSLSEIRAIKEEYSEDEALAALLSKDEDKIEDAIKYYRWLLKLIVALETGKIFELIPKEE
- a CDS encoding MarR family winged helix-turn-helix transcriptional regulator, coding for MREILREIGMIARAFDSISNIEFKELELTKGQYLYLIRICEQPGMIQEKLAEMIKVDRTTAARAIAKLELQGLIEKHNDPDNRKIKKLYPTAKGEEVYPFLKRESDYSDQSALAGLSGEEIETLYKLLKRVRRNVEQDWEYVKKGNKRSY